In one Modestobacter sp. L9-4 genomic region, the following are encoded:
- a CDS encoding glutamate--cysteine ligase encodes MQIPFHSSERSSLGVEWELQLIDRETRQLTAGAVGVLADLTPAGLEEHPKAKYELLQSTVEIITGICGTVAEAKADLAGTLAEVVAAADARGLGVMCAGSHPFTPWESQQISPKERYAQLVERMQWVVRRMQIFGVHVHVGVRSAEKVVPIVNALTGYVPHFLSLSASSPYWDGIDTGLASARALVFEGMPTAGLPHQLSDWAEFEQYMATLIASGSVESVREVWWDIRPHPDFGTVELRICDGLTNLDEIGAVAALAQCLVESFDQRLDRGETLPVPAGWVARENKWRAARFGLDASIVVDDAGTVRPVREALDELVEELLPVARELGCEAELLDVRRLVATGGSAARQRAVAAASGGALEPVVDSLLAEMRDGLPSATQE; translated from the coding sequence CCGGGGCCGTCGGGGTCCTCGCCGACCTCACGCCCGCCGGCCTCGAGGAGCACCCCAAGGCCAAGTACGAGCTGCTGCAGTCGACCGTGGAGATCATCACCGGCATCTGCGGCACGGTGGCCGAGGCGAAGGCCGACCTGGCCGGCACGCTGGCCGAGGTGGTCGCCGCCGCCGACGCCCGCGGCCTGGGCGTGATGTGCGCCGGCAGCCACCCGTTCACCCCGTGGGAGAGCCAGCAGATCTCGCCCAAGGAGCGCTACGCGCAGCTGGTCGAGCGGATGCAGTGGGTCGTCCGGCGGATGCAGATCTTCGGGGTGCACGTGCACGTCGGCGTCCGGTCGGCGGAGAAGGTCGTCCCGATCGTCAACGCGCTCACCGGCTACGTGCCGCACTTCCTCTCGCTGTCGGCGTCCTCGCCCTACTGGGACGGCATCGACACCGGTCTGGCGTCGGCACGCGCGCTGGTGTTCGAGGGCATGCCGACCGCCGGGCTGCCCCACCAGCTGTCCGACTGGGCGGAGTTCGAGCAGTACATGGCCACGCTGATCGCCAGCGGTTCGGTGGAGAGCGTCCGCGAGGTGTGGTGGGACATCCGCCCGCACCCGGACTTCGGCACCGTCGAGCTGCGCATCTGCGACGGCCTGACCAACCTCGACGAGATCGGCGCGGTCGCCGCGCTCGCCCAGTGCCTCGTGGAGAGCTTCGACCAGCGGCTCGACCGCGGCGAGACCCTCCCCGTGCCGGCCGGCTGGGTCGCCCGGGAGAACAAGTGGCGCGCGGCCCGGTTCGGCCTCGACGCCTCGATCGTCGTCGACGACGCCGGCACCGTGCGCCCCGTCCGTGAGGCGCTGGACGAGCTGGTCGAGGAGCTGCTGCCGGTCGCCCGGGAGCTGGGCTGCGAGGCCGAGCTGCTCGACGTGCGCCGGCTGGTCGCCACCGGTGGGTCCGCGGCGCGGCAGCGCGCCGTCGCCGCCGCCTCCGGGGGCGCCCTCGAGCCGGTCGTGGACAGCCTGCTGGCCGAGATGCGGGACGGCCTCCCGTCGGCGACGCAGGAGTGA
- a CDS encoding amidohydrolase, with protein sequence MSGDDVRTAGVDGAGRPGEDGRGAAVDGWSRVHQTELVAVRRHLHAHPELGFVEHETTAFLESRLTRAGLQPRRLKGGTGLVCDVGGDPDAGPVVVLRADIDALPLTDLKDVAYASTRHGLAHACGHDVHTTVLLGVALALASLDDLPGTVRCVFQPAEEQVPGGGLQVVEEGVLAGATRAFALHCDPSLDVGKVGLRTGAITAACDRVEVTLTGPGGHTARPQLTVDLVHAMGRVVTEVPGLLSRLVDPRSALSMVWGAASAGVAANTIPETGQLRGTLRVLDRSVWGQAEELVRRLVTEVAEASGAGVQIDYVRGVPPVVNDPRSVALLRSAALETVGSEGVALSPQSMGGEDFGWFAEVLPIALARLGTHGGGQPLDLHRGTFDVDERAIGVGVRLMARAALHALSADAAPATLDPR encoded by the coding sequence GTGAGCGGGGACGACGTGCGCACGGCGGGGGTCGACGGCGCGGGACGTCCGGGCGAGGACGGCCGGGGCGCGGCGGTCGACGGCTGGTCGCGGGTGCACCAGACCGAGCTGGTCGCCGTGCGGCGGCACCTGCACGCCCACCCCGAGCTGGGCTTCGTCGAGCACGAGACCACCGCGTTCCTCGAGTCGCGGCTGACCCGGGCCGGGCTGCAGCCGCGCCGGCTCAAGGGCGGCACGGGACTGGTCTGCGACGTGGGCGGCGACCCGGACGCGGGTCCGGTGGTGGTGCTGCGCGCCGACATCGACGCACTCCCGCTCACCGACCTCAAGGACGTCGCGTACGCCTCCACCCGGCACGGGCTGGCCCACGCCTGCGGCCACGACGTGCACACCACCGTGCTGCTCGGCGTCGCGCTGGCGCTGGCCTCGCTGGACGACCTGCCCGGCACGGTGCGCTGCGTGTTCCAGCCGGCCGAGGAGCAGGTGCCCGGCGGTGGGCTGCAGGTCGTCGAGGAGGGCGTGCTGGCCGGGGCGACCCGGGCCTTCGCGCTGCACTGCGACCCCTCGCTGGACGTCGGGAAGGTGGGCCTGCGCACCGGCGCGATCACCGCCGCCTGCGACCGGGTGGAGGTGACGCTCACCGGACCCGGCGGGCACACCGCGCGCCCGCAGCTGACCGTCGACCTGGTGCACGCCATGGGCCGGGTCGTCACCGAGGTGCCCGGGCTGCTGTCCCGGCTGGTCGACCCGCGCTCGGCCCTGTCGATGGTCTGGGGTGCGGCCAGCGCCGGCGTCGCGGCCAACACCATCCCCGAGACCGGCCAGCTGCGCGGCACGCTGCGGGTGCTGGACCGCTCGGTGTGGGGCCAGGCCGAGGAGCTGGTGCGCCGGCTGGTCACCGAGGTGGCCGAGGCCTCGGGCGCCGGTGTGCAGATCGACTACGTCCGCGGGGTGCCGCCGGTGGTCAACGACCCGCGCAGCGTCGCGCTGCTGCGGTCGGCGGCACTGGAGACCGTCGGCAGCGAGGGCGTGGCCCTGTCGCCGCAGAGCATGGGCGGGGAGGACTTCGGCTGGTTCGCCGAGGTGCTGCCCATCGCGCTGGCCCGGCTGGGCACCCACGGCGGCGGCCAGCCGCTGGACCTGCACCGGGGCACCTTCGACGTCGACGAGCGGGCGATCGGGGTGGGGGTGCGGCTGATGGCCCGCGCCGCGCTGCACGCGCTGTCCGCCGACGCCGCCCCGGCCACTCTCGACCCCCGGTAG
- a CDS encoding methylmalonyl-CoA mutase subunit beta produces MSTPDRPAPATADVPAPPALPEDLVLAGDFPPATRAQWRDLVAGVLRRSGRDVAPEAVEDALRHPVATGVTVGPLYTAEDAGELPALAGLPGRPPFVRGSRAGSGDPGVPARWDVRQRHADPDVVRTTEAVLADLENGVSSLWLVLGAGAVPVEALGRVLDGVLLDLAPVAVQGGVAAAEAFLDLVEGRTDLAAGGSLGLDPLGVQAATGQPQDLTVLAPLARRAQTHPGLRTVVVDGTVFAGAGGSVVEELGCATAAGVAYLRALTEGGLDVDEAFGQLEFRLSAGADQFTTIAALRAARRVWDRVGEASGASPDARVQRQHAVTSDVMVTRHDPWVNMLRTTVACFAAGVGGADVVTVQPFDAALGLPDAFARRIARNTQSLLVEEGALARVLDPAGGSWYVESLTAALAEAAWAWFTEIERAGGLAAALADGLVAERVAAVWAQRADRVAHRTDPITGVSEFPDPAEVLPVRRPAAVPPSGGLPRVRAAAAFEELRDRVEAVEPRPAVYLATIGPAARHTARAGFAANLFAAGGLATPTGDGASGLAGATVACICGTDRDYAASAADLAAELRAAGATQVWLAGTTEVEGVDGHLHTGCDALAVLTTVLAELLPGQVGRPGSEEVQA; encoded by the coding sequence ATGAGCACCCCCGACCGGCCGGCACCCGCGACCGCGGACGTGCCGGCGCCGCCGGCTCTGCCCGAGGACCTCGTGCTGGCCGGTGACTTCCCGCCCGCCACCCGCGCGCAGTGGCGTGACCTGGTGGCCGGGGTGCTGCGGAGGTCGGGCCGGGACGTCGCCCCCGAGGCCGTCGAGGACGCGCTGCGCCACCCGGTCGCGACCGGGGTGACCGTCGGGCCGCTGTACACCGCCGAGGACGCCGGCGAGCTGCCCGCGCTGGCCGGCCTGCCGGGCCGGCCGCCCTTCGTCCGCGGCTCCCGCGCGGGCAGCGGCGACCCCGGCGTGCCCGCCCGCTGGGACGTGCGCCAGCGGCACGCCGACCCCGACGTCGTCCGCACCACCGAGGCCGTGCTCGCCGACCTGGAGAACGGCGTCTCCTCGCTGTGGCTGGTGCTGGGCGCGGGTGCGGTGCCGGTGGAGGCGCTGGGCCGGGTGCTCGACGGCGTCCTCCTGGACCTGGCGCCGGTGGCGGTGCAGGGCGGCGTCGCCGCGGCGGAGGCGTTCCTGGACCTGGTCGAGGGCCGCACCGACCTGGCGGCGGGTGGCTCCCTGGGCCTGGACCCGCTGGGTGTGCAGGCCGCGACCGGGCAGCCGCAGGACCTCACCGTGCTCGCCCCCCTGGCCCGGCGGGCGCAGACGCACCCGGGCCTGCGGACGGTCGTCGTCGACGGCACGGTGTTCGCCGGCGCGGGCGGGTCGGTGGTGGAGGAGCTGGGCTGCGCTACCGCCGCCGGGGTGGCCTACCTGCGGGCGCTCACCGAGGGCGGGCTGGACGTCGACGAGGCGTTCGGCCAGCTGGAGTTCCGGCTGTCGGCCGGTGCCGACCAGTTCACGACCATCGCCGCGCTGCGCGCCGCCCGCCGGGTCTGGGACCGGGTCGGTGAGGCCAGCGGGGCCTCGCCCGATGCCCGCGTCCAGCGCCAGCACGCGGTCACCTCCGACGTGATGGTCACCCGGCACGACCCGTGGGTGAACATGCTGCGCACGACGGTCGCCTGCTTCGCCGCGGGCGTGGGCGGTGCCGACGTCGTCACCGTGCAGCCCTTCGACGCCGCCCTCGGCCTGCCCGACGCCTTCGCCCGCCGGATCGCCCGCAACACGCAGAGCCTGCTGGTCGAGGAGGGGGCGCTGGCCCGCGTGCTCGACCCCGCAGGCGGCTCCTGGTACGTCGAGTCGCTGACCGCCGCGCTGGCCGAGGCGGCGTGGGCGTGGTTCACCGAGATCGAGCGGGCCGGCGGGCTGGCCGCGGCGCTGGCCGACGGCCTGGTGGCCGAGCGGGTCGCCGCCGTCTGGGCGCAGCGGGCCGACCGGGTCGCGCACCGCACCGACCCGATCACCGGCGTGAGCGAGTTCCCCGACCCGGCCGAGGTGCTGCCGGTGCGCCGTCCCGCCGCCGTGCCGCCGTCCGGCGGGCTGCCCCGGGTGCGCGCGGCCGCGGCGTTCGAGGAGCTGCGCGACCGGGTCGAGGCGGTCGAGCCCCGCCCGGCCGTGTACCTGGCGACGATCGGCCCGGCCGCCCGGCACACCGCCCGGGCCGGCTTCGCGGCCAACCTGTTCGCCGCCGGCGGCCTGGCGACCCCCACCGGTGACGGCGCGAGCGGGCTGGCGGGTGCGACGGTGGCCTGCATCTGCGGCACCGACCGCGACTACGCGGCCTCCGCCGCCGACCTGGCCGCCGAGCTGCGGGCCGCCGGCGCCACCCAGGTTTGGCTCGCCGGCACCACCGAGGTCGAGGGCGTCGACGGCCACCTGCACACCGGCTGCGACGCCCTGGCCGTGCTGACCACCGTCCTGGCCGAACTGCTACCTGGCCAGGTCGGCCGACCCGGCTCCGAGGAGGTGCAGGCGTGA